The window ATTAAAACACCTAAAAGGAAATAGCCAGAATTACTATAACTAAATTTTTCACCAGGAGAGAAATCTAATTCCATCTCCGAAAATTCATTTACAAATGCTGCAGGTGTATACGGATTTCTACTTTTATCTTTAAAAAAGTTTGGAAAAGAAGTGTAATTAGGAATTCCCGAAGTATGCGTTAATAAATGATGTGTTGTAATGATATCTCCAGTGGCTTTAGGATAGTCTGGAAGATACGTTATTATTGGAGCTTGTAAGTCTATTTTACCTTGTTCTGCCAATTGAAGAATTAGCATTCCAGTAAATTGTTTGGATATAGAACCTAATCGGTGTTTTGTGTTTGGTGCATTAGGAATACCCCATTCCATATTGGCAAATCCAAAGCCTTTTTTATAAATAACTTTACCGCTTTCGGCGATTAAAACAGAACCATTAAAGGTTTTGTATGCGGTATACGTGTCAATGAGTTTAGTGATTTGCGCTTCTCTTACTTGTCCAAAAGTAAGGTTCATAAAAAATAAGCATGCAAATAAGATTAAAACATGGGTTTTGCTCACATGCCTTTTTGATTGTTGTTCCATAATATTATTTTTGATTGATTAATGAATACTATTCCACGGAATAGATTTCATATAAGACGACTTCACGTGTCCATAAGTTACAATAAAAAGGAAACTTCTTTTAAAAGAACAAGATTAGCCCATTAAAAGTCAAGTATTTACTAATGAAGTTTAAAATTAGTTTTTAGAAGCAATAATTACACTTTCTTTTTTTAAAAACCCTAGGACATTTTTCGCATCTTCTTCATAATCTAAAACATCGATTTTAAAACCTGCTTCTTGCAAACGATTTGATAAACCAGATACCGAATAAATTCTTAAATGATCTTCTTGTCCGAAATATTTTAAACGATCTGCTTCTGTTACAATAGTATTGTCTTCGTAGTTATCACCTTCTTTAAAAGGTGTTTGCACATAACAAACTCCATTAGGTTTTAGTATTCTATATAACTCTTGCATTGCTTTTCTGTCTTGAGCAACATGCTCTAATACATGATAACAAATAATAACATCATAATAATTATCTGGTTCATCAATTGCTTCAATATTAAGCTTTTTCATGGCTTGAAATTCGCCTAAATAATCGGTTGTTATATATTCTTTTGTATTTGCTTTTTGTATTTGCTCCTTTAAACTATGCGAAGGTGAAAAATGCAGTACCTTCTTATTCTTTAAGGTATCTTTAATTAAGGTCCAGAGTCTTCTATTTCTAGAAATACTTCCGCATTTAGGACAAATGCTTCCAAAGTTTTCTGTAACAACAAATTTAGAAAGCTTAAAACCACAAAGATTACATTGATAGGTACCCCCTTTATAAAAGAAGGCAATACAGCTTCTAAGTAAAGTTTCGTTTTTATTTAGAAACCCACTTGGCATAAAGCCTTTAATTATTTTCTTGAGGGATTGATACATTACGTGATTTTATTATTGCTGCGAAGGTAACTTTTAAGGCTTAATTATAAAAACAAAAAAACAAACCAAATTAATTCTTATATTTATGACTTTAATAATTCAAACATTAAAACATAAAAAAAACTACTCTTAAAGTTTTGGCTATAATGTGTTTTGCTCTTACCTACAAACATTAAACCAAAATGCCATGTGGCCTAACGGGGCTTGGTCTGTAACTGGAACGTATAACTCTGACCCATTAGCATTTGAAGCAAATCCTACTGTGGATGCTAATTTTGCTTTCGATGATGACGATGCTGGAAATGGAAGTGATGATGATATCGCTGCAGAATCCCCTATCATCGATTTAACCGCTGCTCATGGAGCTACAGAAACATGGGTTACCATTTCTGCTGACTTTGTTTACAATAATAACAATGACGATATTTTGCAATTTGAATATTGGGATGCAGATGCAGCATCATGGAACATAATTGGTACTCCAATTAATGCCGATACAGCAGGAGCTCCTCAAGACAATTTCTGTTCAGGAACAGCAGAAGCATATACAACAGATGTGCTAAACATTGTATCTTTTACTGCAACACAATTATCAGGATTTAGATATAGAATCTATTTTGATGATACATTAGGTGGTGCTGGTTATGAATGGGGATTCTGTTTCCAATCACCAACAATTACTTCTGAAACACCACCTGCTTGTCCAGATCCTATAACATTAACAGCATTTAATATAGACGGTTTTTCAGCAGATTTAGCATGGACAGAAAATGGAAGTGCTACACTATGGAATATTGAATTAGTAGATATTACTGCTGCTGGAACTCCGACCAGAACGCCAACAGCTTCTGGAATTGCAAATCCATACAATATAACAGGATTGACAGTTTCTAATGATTACGAATATTATGTGCAAGCGGATTGTGCTGTAGATGGAACGTCGGAATAGACAGGACCTTTTTAGCTTTGCTACACCTTATGTAGCTGTTGCTCCAGATTGTTCTAACGGAATATTCCTAGATTCAGGTGGAATGAGTGCTGATTATTCGAATAGCGAAACTATTACTTATACTTTAATGCCATATATGCCAGGAAATGCTGTTTCTGTAAACTTTACAGCGTTTAGTACTGAAAATATTGGCGCTACGGCATGTTATGATGGGTTAACAATTCATAATGGTGCGGATGCTTCTGCTCCAACAATGGACCTTCCAGGAGGAGGCACTATTTGGTGTTGGGATGAAGATGATACTGTACCAGGTGGTACAGGTGACTTAGAAGGTATGACTATTACCTCTACGGATGCTTCAGGAGCCTTAACATTTGTATTTACTTCAGATGGATCTGCAACTAGAGAAGGATGGGAAGCTATAGTAACTTGTGCAACATTATCTACTGCAGATTTTGATAATAGTTTAGCATTTACTTATTATCCAAACCCAGTAAATGATAATTTAGTTATTAAAGCACAAAAAGATATTGAAAGTATATCTGTTTATAATATGTTAGGTCAAGAACTACAACGTTCTACTCCTAATAGTATTAATGCAGATGTACATATGTCTTCTTTACAAACTGGAGCTTACTTTGTTAAAATAACTATTGGTAACGCTACAGAAACAATAAGAGTTATTAAAAAATAATTCTTATTTTATAATACGTAAAAAAAGGCTATCCTTAAAAAGGCAGTCTTTTTTATGCGAAATTACATAGTAATATCTTGGTCATTAAAAGACTAAAAAAACGCAACCAAATTAATGGTTGCGTTTTTCTTTATATATAATTCTAAATTATATTTTCGATACTGTTATACCTTCTGAGTTCGTATTTGC is drawn from Lacinutrix sp. WUR7 and contains these coding sequences:
- a CDS encoding class I SAM-dependent methyltransferase, with protein sequence MYQSLKKIIKGFMPSGFLNKNETLLRSCIAFFYKGGTYQCNLCGFKLSKFVVTENFGSICPKCGSISRNRRLWTLIKDTLKNKKVLHFSPSHSLKEQIQKANTKEYITTDYLGEFQAMKKLNIEAIDEPDNYYDVIICYHVLEHVAQDRKAMQELYRILKPNGVCYVQTPFKEGDNYEDNTIVTEADRLKYFGQEDHLRIYSVSGLSNRLQEAGFKIDVLDYEEDAKNVLGFLKKESVIIASKN
- a CDS encoding T9SS type A sorting domain-containing protein, with translation MERRNRQDLFSFATPYVAVAPDCSNGIFLDSGGMSADYSNSETITYTLMPYMPGNAVSVNFTAFSTENIGATACYDGLTIHNGADASAPTMDLPGGGTIWCWDEDDTVPGGTGDLEGMTITSTDASGALTFVFTSDGSATREGWEAIVTCATLSTADFDNSLAFTYYPNPVNDNLVIKAQKDIESISVYNMLGQELQRSTPNSINADVHMSSLQTGAYFVKITIGNATETIRVIKK